The following nucleotide sequence is from Perca flavescens isolate YP-PL-M2 chromosome 20, PFLA_1.0, whole genome shotgun sequence.
AAAGCTTCTGATTATCAGGGTCCCACTTAAGCAAAAATAGGTAATCCCATCTGGGCCTGGAGCGGaaagcttttttattttcttgagaGCCTCTAGCGACTCAGCAGGGGAGAATGGCAGTTCAAATGCTGAGTTTTCAGAGAGGGGCAGGGAACCAAACTTCACCAGGCCCTCAAAGTTAGCTCTTCCTTTCCATATATCAGAGTATATGCTCTGTACTTCCTCGGGATCCACGAAGCATGCTGATACGATTTGGCTGTCCAGTACATATCTGGCTTCTTTGGCTTTGTTCCTTCGATAGAGTCTTTGTAGGAATTTATTCTTGTCTGTCTTAGATCGTATGTTGGTCGTACAATGTTGGAATTTGATTTTCTGAACCAACGGGGACTTCCTTCGATAGTAAAGTGACTTGTTTGTTTATGGGTACTTGATGATGGAGAATACCAATATCTTCCATTGAGTCGTTGACAAGGTAATTTTGGAGGAGAGCTCCAGCATTATCAACAATCTCAGTAGTTGGATGTATGCTTTTTtactgtttacatatttattattattatatcttgcttttttaacagaTGCATGTTATTGAACTATCCCATTTGCTGATATTGCAATTTTTCCCACTGGCACTAATGAAGGATTATTTTTAACCATTTAAACACTCATACTGTCATCTACTGGTGAGAGGGTGAACtcaaaatctatctatctatcttatatTATATCTGGGCAGGGGCATTTTGGCCTTAAATGGGTAGGACAGCTAAAGACAGAAAGGTGGGGAGGGGtaggacatgcagcaaagggccacaggttggatttgaaccctgagCTGCTGCAGTGAGGGCTGAGCCTTGTTACATGGGGgcgcactctaccaggtgagctaccagggtgcCCCTCTATCTATCTTGATAAATATATCCCTATGGGTCTTTCTTGATTCTTCAGTTCAAAACAGAATAATGTCAAAAAGGAATTTGCAAAAACCAATACGATATAACATTAAAACGAACACAGTTCAACAAACAGCTCCTTTCAAATTGGCTGAATCTATtgataatattacatttttattttgatgcAACAGCTAGCAGTGCTATATTTGTATACATTATGAAAATACTCTGTTCAAAGATATAGGCATAGCCCACTTTAATGATGTGTGCACTGTGTGAGTAAACCTGAATCCCTATTTTTCATCTCCTTAGGTGAAACTTGGCTGCGAGGCACCCAACTCCAAAGTGGTGAAGGTCCCTGATGGCCACCAATGGAGTAGCAGCATCTGTAATGGAACTAATATGCCACCTGGTGCCAGGAACGCAAATGGAGATGAGTGTCAACTTCTGGATTTTGAGTCCTCAGACCGCCCTTTAGTGGTCAACTTTGGCTCAGCCACCTGACCCCCCTTCATCAACCACCTGCCAGCTTTCAGGCAGTTGGTGGAGGACTTCAGCGATGTAGCTGATTTCCTATTAGTGTACATTGATGAGGCTCACCCGTCTGATGGCTGGGTGGCTCCTCCTATGGGCCCTTGCTCCTTCGATATCCGGAAACACCAGAACCTGGAGGAGAGGTTGGGAGCAGCAAGGAAACTCATTGAGCACTTTTCCCTGCCACCGCAGTGTCAGTTGGTGGCCGACTGCAtggacaacaatgctaatgtggCTTATGGGGTGTCAAATGAACGGGTATGTATAGTACAACAGAGAAAGATTGCCTACCTGGGCAGTAAGGGTCCATTTTTTTACAATCTGAAGGATGTGCAGCAGTGGCTGGAACAGAGTTTCGGTAAACGGTAGGAGAAATTAAGGACAAGTACAGAGAGGACATGTCTCATATTTCAATAAGGAAATCAGAGATCCTTCGGCTTATATATGCATAAAGTCAAAATCAAAAGGTGAAATATGGTTATATCATCTGCCAAAAGCTGTAATGAATTAAGTTCCAAAATTCTGGAGCGACTTCTTTTACTGTAAAATCAGACCAACTTTTGGCACACTAGTCCATTTAAACTGAAATGACCacatgttaaagctatagtgcgtagtttctgtctcccccatgaggaattctaagtaatgacaacaaaactgtcggcacatccacatgatacaagccttccgtgaccgcgCACCAGCcctacccctcctccacactgttgcttgtagccaaggatgacacggaggattaaaaaacatgatggactcatGGTCCATCATCATTAGCTCGATTTTCTGCGCGCGAAAATGTCACCGGACTACACAATTTCATGGAGCTGTTCGTCTTCATCTTTTTATCAACTCATTTGTTATTataacggacattcattaatataaaaaagttactaAAGCTTTAAGACCTTTGCTGATCTCTGATCATCCCCATTAACTATGCACACAGTTGATTGGAGGCCACAGCTGACGTTGTGCTTCATCTGTATTTATGCCCGCTTTTGCTGCTAAAATCATATTTtgtgtgatttccattggagaaaaaaaaatatataggcaAGAAAACATAAGTTCctagttttaaatgttttataaagtaaTACGGTTTTCTATATTAATTTTATGCATGATGTTTATTTACCGTCCTTTCTTCTTAGATAAATGTTATTTCATAGAGTACATTGTGACCATTGTACTCCATCTGACAgttctttatattttatttcctttCCATAGTGTCTTCATCCCCTTGGATGTGTTTACACTATTGAATCACAGTAGATTTAATTGGCATTTTTATCACAGATCAACAGAAAGACAATATAATGTAAAAGTGATCTTTCTAATGTGATCACCCTATCCCAGTTTGTGTTCAGTAAATGCACCTTTGGATACAGTTCCAACCTTGGGTCAGTGTGGCTAGGTCTTGGTAGGTTAAGCTTCGCACATctggggtccgtttcagaaagcaggtttagtgaaaaccctgagatgagggaaactctgggttttctgtttcagaaagggaggttaatcaaaccttagagagaggggtaactccagcccatttcagaaagagaggtaacttaacctcagattCAGTTACCATGGTAAAagagtctgtgaacctaacctggtcgagagcaggttttcttctctcagtctcctccctctgacacagcgctctttcatttctgtctgtatcaggcgcattttagaccagtttgttatctgcatgaataaaaaagcagggttggtttattaactgtGTTTGGcactataaaatgtttttttttctcaaaacatggcatttcctgtTGTCGATGATCCCGTTGAAGAAGCTGTATTCCTTTGGagggagttaaacatacgtcgggagatgatattgaggccccgactatagatgcattttcatttccagatactaGCCTACCTATATTTGAGCGGTATaatttttcttcccagtctatcagttatgtagcctacataaccttatccgtcctcatatcactaacgtcacccatcatgcacatgctcttacatcccagcagattctttgtgtcgcattatgTTTTTCTGCAAACGGcacattggtgatgcggagcatattagtaaagccactgtatagcAAAGCGCCATCAGAAGAGTGTGACTTgctctgaaacgtgttttaaacatttttgtagtgttccctggatgCAAACCTCAGAATGGGGTTAGTAGGTCTAGGACTTTTTCGcctgcaggattgcacctaaatcaaatagattatagattcaataccatttcaccagtaatattatacagagtttcccatctcagggtaaatcaactcagagttcagggttagactcagtttgttaaacctccttcctgaaacggccCCTGGACACTAAAATATTTTCAATCCTGTCAGCATGTAGGGAGATCACAAGTGAACAGCTTTTTTTTAGGTACAGCCACAAATTCCTCAATGGATTGAGATCTGCTCTCTGACTTTAATATTGTTATTTTGAAGCTATTCCTGTGTAGCGTTGGCTACATTGTCTTGCTGGAAAACAAATCTCCCAAGTGGCCAGCATGTGGTTTTCTCAACAggttttctttgcattcattccCCTCTACCATCAGTAGCCTGCTGCAGAGAAGCCAAACCCTACAGAATAATGCTGCCACTACCATGCTTCACATGGGAATGGTATTTTGATGATGGTTTGGACAGTTTGGCTTACACCAGACATGGTGCTTAGTCTAATGGACAAAAACTCAGATTTGGTCTCATCAGGGGATAGAACCATCTGAGTTCAGGGTGTTCCACGTGCTTTCTGGGAAACTGTAGCCCAGATGTCATGTGAGTGCTTTCAAGAGTAGTTTTTTCTTTACCACTCTCCCATAATGCTGCAGTGGCAATACTACTGTACCTCCCTCTCAACTCGACCTGAGCTCCTCCAAAATAACACAATTTTCTATGCTCTAAAGCTATGATAAAATAATATAAGAACTACATCCAatctaattaaaatgtaatgttcTGTCACTGGTCATTTCAAATGTGTGTCGCTCTGCACTTTACCTTCTGTCAGTAATGCATTTAACATCATCGATCGGAAGGTGTGTTTTATATACTATGGTTCATCGGCTAGTTTCATGTGTTGTGTGCATTGTGCATGCATTTGGTGTCAGATCAGTGATTCTCTCAGTTGCTAGCTACTGGACTTCACATTCTGACACATTTGGCCCAGCAGCCTCTCTCCCATCATTTCTGCCAAGTAAAGCTTGGTATCCCCCGCATGCAGTGAAGATCACCTTTGTgaagcacttttctgcttttatgTCAGTCAGGATTTCAGAATAGAAGGGACAGACAGAAGTTTCGCCTAGTGATCTGACCACCTTAAATGCTGTATTTCAGCTATGAAGGCCTACCAGCtagatgtttttgtttctctttgtagAGTTTTTCTTCTATCCATCCATGAATTGTGCTTTTCAATCACCTTTTTATGGAGGTATTGGACTGTTCCTTTGTCTCCATGGTGTCGCCACGACACTGAGTCACCGAAAGTTGGTCCTGGATTACCCCCTGAAACCCCTGAAACACAGGTGATGTCAATTTTACTAAACTGGCTGCACCAGTGATGATTTTGCTGTGTCCTATTAAGAAGGGTGACATTTTATGCAAACATCTATAATTTATTCATGTAGATCATTTTGTAGAGATCTGTTTTCACTTTGACACTAAAGagccaatgtaaaaaaaatcacattaaaGCTACTTTGATGTACTTTTTGCCCTGGGTCTTGCCCTGACATGTTGGTGGAGGTTTTGGGCTGTACACAGCCTGAATTGAATACCTGAAGACTGTACTCAGGCCTGTAAAAGTCCTTCACCTCTAAATGCTGCACTTCCTTTCTGAAACCAAACCTTTCCCATGGGTCAGGGAAGAGAGACATACATGTCTCGTGGTTAGGTTTCTGCTACACTTGTAACTTAAATGTTAGGAAAAGATGCTGGTTTTggttaaatgttgaaaaagtacaCAAGCTCTGTCTCGTGCTTCCAGTTGGCGTTGTCAATCCTGGACCTTAACCAAGTGTTTTGCGTTGCCTTAACAGATCATGATCTTTGCTCAAATCGTTTTCTATTGCATTCACAACACATCAATAGTGCCTACATAGTATACACCAGAATGACAGCATACTTGTACACACTGTAGAAGAATTTGTTGGTAGCTTTAAACCCCTAAGACGGTATTGGCAATGTGGTCAATACTATTGCCAGATAGCAATTAATGTTAGATGCATCTTGATTTTCATTGTTCTAACCACAGTGACAATACAGATCTATTTAGTGTAAAGAACATGTCTATATAAAGAATATATGTGGATTTACTAGTCTCACAACAGAAGAGGTTCTATGGGGATGGTATACATTCTCAGGGAGGCATTTGCATATTTTAGAAAACCAGAACTTGTCCAAACATGACTTGGGATAATTAGACCTAATCCAAAAGAGCATTGACCAGCCCAAATAGGGTGAGAACTCCAATACTAGTAGCAGTATcagttttttttgcagttcactGTCAGCACTTGTCTTTAAATGACACAGGACCCTACTCACAGCCAAGTACTGTGCTCGCGTGGGGTCAAGGTAATGAACTGAATGGACCTGTGAAGACCTCTGCTTGTCATGTTTTATAAAGAAGGTTCGATGATGATTTTCACCTCAAATGTGTTATATGTcttaaaactaaacattttaacGTAGACGTCAGCTTGGGTTCAAATCTTAGGATTTTGATGACATGAAACCATTAAATATGCTTAAATATTCTCAACATGTTAAGGTCAGAAAATTTTGAAAGTCAGGTTTGTGTGGTATGTGTGGTTGAGATGGGCATAGAATGTCTCAAAAGGATGTGTCAGTTGTCATGCTGAAGTAATAGCATTTAAGCTCCATAGGACACGCAGATGGTTTGTTCTGGTTGCAGTGACAAAGGTGTGCTAATGAAAACCTTTGACGAAAGAGTCCCTGACTCGGTCTCTGGTTGGATAGTGAACTGCACCTGGTCAACACTACACAGAACCATTTCATCTGTTTTGTCAATCTGCTAAAACTACTTAGACAATTCAGTTTCCATGTCATCTACTGCGCTTTTTCATTTCTGCTTagtgccatgtttttttttctcacttgtcAAGAAGagaataaatgtataaaataaaggaaatttttttttgctgaaactGCTTTATATGTTGTCTTTATGTCACAAAGGAATCTTGGATGTCAGAAAGAAAAGGGTAAGCTGcccgccccccccctcccttctaATATTTGATGTTGATATTCTTACTAAAATCTATCTATTTGGGCATTTTCTGTAATGTAACACATCTAGCATTAAAAAACGCATCTCAGTTCCGTAGACAATTTTTGCATACTGGAGGAATTAGCAAACACATAAATCGATCAATACTACAGTCCATGCAAAATGGATACGACTCCCACTACTCTCCAGCATGTCTCATCCAAACTAAGTAagcaaaaaaagacaacaaacacaGGAGATCTTTAGACTACATACATTTAGGTCTTTAATTCATGCTACAAAGGCCCAAAACACTTCCATTAGGAGACGCAAAGTGTAAAAAGAGATCCCAAAATTACATGCAACAGAAATACTCTGCATATCCTAGGGGCACACTAAGTGGAAtagcgagcgagagagagagactagacgAGTGTGCGGGAGGAACGATAACtatatagtttatatatatatatagttttgaaAATATACAACTATAATGACAGAAACAATGGCTGACGATATAGTTTGGATCGCTTTCTGAGAGATTTGATGAACGATAGAAACACTGACAGACAATCAAAATCCATATGAATTTACAACATGACACGGTAGGTGACGTTGCAGAGATTTACATCCTTCGTGCCTTTGTAAAACACAAATTGAAAAGGTACCTATTAAATGGATGAACCGTAGCACTCAGGAATGCAAAGGTGTATTTGTTTCACATGAGGGGTCAGTGGCCTGGCGTGGCGTGACCTTTCCGCTAGGTGGGTTACAGCTAAACAGATCACTCCGTGACAGttttaatatattaaaaaatttgaattttgaaagtatttctcatgtcacagaaaccaATGAGAGTGAATGTTTTGGATGGTATtatcattatatattatattatcagCAAATTAGCAATCAGCAAATTATCTAGTACATATCAAACAAAATGCAAATAAGTCAAATCTATTACAAATGGATGTGACTAGGGGAggcagacaaacaaaaaagttgCTCTGTTGCGCTTTGCGTCTCGTCACCGGGGGGAACGTGCCAGCTGCTGACTCCGCTTGATTGACACTCTAGCAAACACTCCAAACCACTTTCAATTAATTTTCTCCAACCCTGCATTATGTATGCAAAAAGACTCTTAATATGTCTGTGTCTTAATCGGTTGCATGTTTTCATATTAAAGGAGCTTTACACAAAACCTTATCAGAGATTAATATTTGCTGACTATACATAGTCTTGAGTTGTAAATCTGATTCTTCAAGTAAAATGTAGCACACCATAGTCAACAgtaataaattaaaacaatttcccATAGAATTGTTGCGAGTGAAAATGCTGATTGGCTAGTAACTTTGGAAAACAACAAGGCTGGTGTGCAAAAaggttaatgtcaagccctgcataAAACATATGCATTACTTATTACATCACCTATTATTCCTACTATTATTAATGTACCCACCCTGTGAAATATAACAAATCacagtaaaaaaatacaatgcacCAGCAATATCccgttatttattttattttgtatcattatGTATCACATTGCTTGAGTATCACTGCCCAGTTTTTTTTGGGAGCCATGACTTGGCTTGTGGTGAAATACTTTGGAAGATGTTCTGTTTGCAGAATCGTTCAATACTGACATGTTCTTCTTGAGACTGGAACTTTAAAACATACTCTTTCTCGCAGCTCAAGTTTTGTAAGGACAGGCCTTAGGGTTCATGTGACTGTTTCTGAAAGTCTGCTCTGGCTGACCCTCTGTGCACCCAGGCTGAACTATTGTTCATTCAGATTTACCGATTAATCCAAGGATAAAGAGCATGGCTTAAGTAGGACAGAGACAAGTGAAGAATACATTAAGGAAAAGGAAAGAAGGAGTGGGTGCATTTAGTCCACGTCTGCCTTTCAAACCAGCCCTTTTCTCCAAGTGTTTTCTCCCTGCACTTGTAACCAAACATTCCTCTATACACGTTACGtctttctttcatgtttttccttttcacACTCTCACCTTTGCCTATTTCTTGTTATTTGTGGCAGCAAATAAAATCTTGGATAATGTTGTGAAAATGAAGCTTTTGTGCCACAGTCTGGGCAATCTCCTTgtgggccagatgtactaatGCTTTTGCGCCCACTTTAGGCGTATTAGTTTTGCAACATGcgcgtaaaagcatggcgaggtatgtacaaacaggccgcactgaggtaaaatGCCGCATATGCATTTACAGGAGGGTCAAGGGGGAAGTGTGAGTTTCCCACAATGAGAAGGGAGGGGAAGCGTAAAGTGGgcctaattatgtattttgCGGCATGTACAAAAACCGCCCATGAAAGCGTGCTtctattttgcggtgaaaattcTCTGCCTCTTAAAATCAGGTGTAAACCAGCCGCAAGCAGGTTTCCTCGAATATGtctcctggtgaaatggcagcagtaatctgagcaagacgaagacataggccaaggagacaagctgaaaggatttttgccacaagCACACTTTTTCAGCTGAGTGAACACGaaatcattaagcgttacaatacaatattacagttactggaagaaatcaaagatgatgttgaatctccgactcagcgttctCATTCCATTctagttaaagtgctcatattatgctaattttcaagttcataattgtatttagaggttgtaccagaataggtttatgtggtttaattttcagaaaacaccatatttttgttgaactgcacattgctgcagctcctcttttcaccctgtgtattgagctctctgttttagctacagaatgaggcatctcacttctgtaccgtctttgttgggagttgcacatgctcagtaagtactgctagctagtcagttgcaaagtatgagggagtgccaagCTAGCAGCTAgtcgagcattataacgtgtgttacaaagtgacgcacgttcatcacagaagtaaaggctggactacaatagagctgtttggaacaGTTTGTGAAcattgttttctctggaaactggggtggactttgggctttttcactttgtaaacctataacgtgcacaaaaagatatataacacaataaaggaaaggggaaaagccaaaaagcataatatgagcactttaaactccttgctacattacaaatattggcatcaggatcatttcaaacagtcatagcatcagcaatGGGAATATCGCAgcctgcactcagccgtatcatagcacaagtacttaacgctttgctacagcgcaatttacggtatagttaTGGAGAAAGGTGCTGATTACCCGATGATCTGCAGGTTCGGTAAATACGACATAAACTGAAGTATCACAGTgtgcgctttctgcgggttggccatggTGCTGATTACGCTACATTCACAAATGTATGTACATCTGGCCCATTTTATTAACATGTGTTactttgtgttaaagaattaacattgaataacctatttaatattttctcagtgtcatattacacttttgattaATATTAAGGCTgtcaaatgatgaaaatgactaggccctatcaatgttgtctgtgaagctttcacaaccaaccaccaggtctttgccagttccacaatagtaaaccaaatatgaaagacaaggaaaaactgcactctgatggaagacagacagaaagtgcaagctagggttttttggttaaacttttgtttaaatttggtgaattatttagcccccttccctgtttgttGGCACGTTTATAGTAgtaccaatgcatgcctgatgttttcccgtttaatttagaaccatagtcttcatcctagcCGCAAAACTGAGTtcactacaacctctcatatacaaccAAGTGAAATCGCGGTCAACCCGCGATTCATTTCTAAcgcgtttaatgtttcaaattaacctaacagaaattattaaatacgttaagtttgacagcactaaatggcatgatcattttcataatcatgatgcacatGCTCATGTTGAGCTGATAACATGCAATTCGCTAAGatagggataaaggcagcctatAATGTTTCCTGCTCCTGGCACTTACCAGTAatgctgatgtgaaattaacttTGAATTTACACGTAGCATATAAGTGATTGTATTTGCGCCCCCTactgttggctgttaatatcattttaatagacttttttttttgtgccgttctggacttttccagaacgcacagattgtcagtccgtccctgTCCGTGTCCTGCGTGAACTAACGCAATGCTTAATTAAGAGTCCTCTGTTATATTAAGGAACGGCATTGAATTAAATGCTGTTGGAagatcttccttaaatttagctatagcactgtcaggaatctagtgtagaagcttttatctaattttgtaTATTCTGGTAGTaagaattcaaaagttattaatgaatggtctgataataaaggattctgcagaaataaattaaatcttcaatttcaatgccatatgccagcacaaggttgagggtgtggttaaaacagtgagcGGCcttatgcacactctgactgaaaccagttcaatctagtagtgagttgaaagcaatactaagGCTATcgttgtcaacgtccacatggataatAAAATCACCTAGAACAATTATTTTGTCTGTTCTAAGGACTAGActtgataaaaactctgagaattcaaataaaaattcagaatacggacctggagcttggtaaacaacaacatatataattggctgtaatgttttccacgTTGGATGTAGAAGATTAAGAGCAaggctttcaaatgataataatatatatatataataatataatataatttagtttaggtttaggatttattaacaggcttgagtcaaagatggctgcaactctcCCTCCTTGGCCAGAGCCTCAAGGAAtatgagtattaatatgactgggaggagtggattcatttagactaacattaTTCATGGCACAGCCATGTTTCGGTAatacagaatagatcaatttgattatctgatatcaaatcgTTTACTAATACTGCtgtagaagacagagatctaatatttaatagtccacatttaattttcctattctgttctatcattgcagtaGTGGTTTTAATACCAATTAGGTTTTTAAGTATAGCTCCTCTTTTGTCaacctttgatttaactgatttGAGTTGGGGGACAGACATCGTGGTTATGGAACTATGAGTGGGcaactgctccaacggaagcacagagaAGCGCGTAGCACTGCACCTCTGATTTCTTTTCTGATTTCAACTCtaggttgtcatggtttatgaccGATAATAGACTCGGTCAGATTTCTTGATATGAGATGTAAGTCCAaagtgggatgaatgccgtctctcctaatcagaccaggctttccccagaacgccctcCAGTTATCTACgtagcccacatcattagctgggaaccaccccgacaaccagcggtggaaagATGACA
It contains:
- the dio2 gene encoding type II iodothyronine deiodinase; the protein is MGMASEDLLVTLQILPGFFSNCLFLALYDSVVLLKRAVSLLSCSRSAAAGSGSREWRRMLTSAGLRSVWNSFLLDAYKQVKLGCEAPNSKVVKVPDGHQWSSSICNGTNMPPGARNANGDECQLLDFESSDRPLVVNFGSATUPPFINHLPAFRQLVEDFSDVADFLLVYIDEAHPSDGWVAPPMGPCSFDIRKHQNLEERLGAARKLIEHFSLPPQCQLVADCMDNNANVAYGVSNERVCIVQQRKIAYLGSKGPFFYNLKDVQQWLEQSFGKR